The window GATGTAATTCACTTAGATCGAAACGTAGCTCAAACCTCCTCTCGCCGTCGGAGGAAGCTGCTGCTGGCGGCCCTTCCCTTTCCGGAGCTCATCGCCGGCGGTGGTAATGTCCATTTCGTCTTCATCTTTTTCATTGCCAATCTGACTTACTGGATTTAATACCTACAGAATACTTGATACTACAGCTACCGCTGAGGAAAGAGATAGGACTTGGATTTGAAAGACCCGTCAATGGTGGCCATCTCACCTGGTTTCATCCACGTTCCTTTGCTTCTCCATTACGTTTCGACTtccattatttaatttcaaCCCTAATTTCACTGTTCTACTCCATCTGAGCATTGGTCTTCTCACCTTGCCTTTTGCGATTCCCATTCTCTTCCTCAGTTTCTCCCTCCTAAAATGGCAGATCCTCAGTCCCAGACAGATTTCTCATTCTTTCAAACATTTCTATGTAGTGCTTTCGCCGCTTGCATTGCCGAGGTAATTTACAATTTGCTTAACTGTATGAATCAACCTCTTTGGTTTGTTCTATATTGATTTACTCCAGAAGTTATTTGAATTACGCTGATCTGATTCTTGGGGCTGCTATTTGGTCGTTTTGTTGTTATTGTATTTGAGTTTGTTGTTTGTAATCGTGCAGCTATGTACTATACCTTTAGATGTTGCAAAAGTAAGGCTTCAGCTGCAGAAGAGAGCCGCTGCTGCAGATGGGGCAGGGCAATCGAAATATAGAGGGTTATTGGGAACTATTACCACTATTGCTAGGGAAGAAGGTTTACCAGCCCTTTGGAAGGGAGTTATTGCAGGATTACATCGTCAGTGTATTTATGGCGGCCTAAGGATTGGGCTATATGATCCTGTGAGTGCAGGATTTTTGCAAATTGATGGATATAATTGACTATTCTCTGCTCTTTATATGGTGTACTAACTATGATTATATACTAGACAGGTTAAACTATATTTGGTCGGCAATAATTTTGTTGGAGATATACCTCTTCATCAGAAGATACTTGCTGCTTTGTTTACTGGTAGGTAGATCTTTCATCATAAACCTGTTTCATTGTGAAAGAGTAGTTTGTAAGAGGATGTTTGCTGGCCACATTGGCATGAGTTTTTAATCTAATGTAATCCAAAACCCATTTTTGGATTTTGCGTTTTGAGCCCGATTTATAATACAAGGCTCATTCCGTGCTGAAAGTTTTAAATCCAAAACTCTTTCCCACCGTTTTCACTTTTCGTTTTCACGTTTCACGATCTCATCTTCATTTTGTCTTCAATTATTTTCGCTTTTGAAGACTCCTCTAATTCGTAGTGATTCTGATTACATTCCCGCTCTCCAAACAACCCTTGCCATTTTCATTGTTGTTTGTCCATCTGTTGGAATAAGAATGAATATTTGATGAGTAGAATTGTTGGATAATTAGTATATATTAGTTAATATTTGTGTAGTTGAGAATTTAGATTAATTAGTGTTCagttagttatttttatatttcatcGTACAACTATAAATAGTCACTTTAGAATTGTGATTGGAAGCTTTTGAAATCTCGTTGGAATATAGAACAATTGGTTATTGGAGAGTTTTCTCTCTTCTAAGGGATGGAGTTCCCTTGTTCGATCATGGATTTGGCCTCTAATGTAGTCAACACTTGCATCAATTTTTCTGGTCAAATCTTCTGAGGATTATGTGATTCCTTATTTTGGCAGGTGCCTTAGCAATTTCTGTGGCAAATCCAACTGATCTCGTCAAGGTTCGCCTTCAAGCTGAAGGAAAGTTGCCAGCTGGGGTACCTAGACGTTATTCAGGCACTTTAGATGCATATTTTACCATTATAAGACAGGTTATTCATCTTTTTGTAATGTGTCTAATATTCTAAAGTTAGGTAGTTTACTGAAATATTATTAAATGCAGGAAGGATTGATAGCTTTGTGGACGGGCATTGGTCCAAACATAGCAAGGAATGCTATTATTAATGCCGCAGAACTAGCAAGTTATGACCAAGTGAAGCAGGTATGCATATATTCTCTTGAATTTGTGTTATGGTTTTATAAGTAATTGCAGTTACAGTTGGGTTATTTGAATCCTAGTAATATATTACTTTATACTCACGCAGATGATTTTGAAAATTCCAGGATTCCTGGACAATGTTCTTACTCACCTCCTAGCTGGTCTAGGTGCAGGTTTCTTTGCGGTTTGCATTGGTTCCCCAGTTGACGTGGTAGGCATTATGTCTTCATTTTGGTGCCTAATGTTAGTCCTACAGTTATCTATTTAAATGATTGCATGGTTCGCTGCAGAGTCTAGTCGATTTGAATCACAATTGTTTCTAATGATGCTACAGTCATAATGACCTCTCATCAAGCCgtattgattttttcttttcttttttttttttttttttttttttttttttttttttattattataaaacaacTTTCATCGAGATTAAAAATGAAAGGTACAAGGGCAAAGAAGCCCCCATGAAAATGACCCTCAATTTATGAGAGGTGTTCAATTAAgcaaaatgtgaccaattacgTGGTTACTGTAACCACTTCAAAATTGAAGCCTAAAGTGAAACATGAAATTTAACCAAGAACCAGTACTTTCACGCTCTCTTTCTCTAAAATTTATGTTGCTCCTCTAGCCCCAAATATCCCACAAAATCGAACACTCAGCTAACCACAAAAATGGCCTTTTTCTTTGAAAGGCAGATTGAGAAGATATTGATTCAGCTCTTGTATAATCTAAGAAGCATGGACACAAAATGGACAAGGAAAAGATGCGtttatttaaacataaaatttaaaaattatatatctatttttaaacaaaaacaaattttaatcaCTGAGTTTATGCTTTATATGtaaaaaaattagtttgatGCATTTTGCTATgtaattttattctttttgtcATATCTGTGTTTAGTATACGTAACAAGCATTTGACACATGTTTAAGTCTACCAAATGTTTGttctattttgactttttacaactagTGTCTAACACATCTATTACACTAACAAGTTTCAGGGTGTGGAGTGCTTGACACATATCGGATACGGACACCCTATTTAAACTGAAGTGTCTATGCTTCTTATCGTATAACACTGCTACTGCtgctttttttaaatatatgtgtatatatattttaaagcatcctttctttctttcgttTTTTTACTGAATGTTATGATGGAATTGGAATCTTTTGTGGTACTACTATAAGCCAGCCACATACCATGGAGACATGAAAAAATTGAATGGCATAAAGTTCACTGCCTAAAGCTCAAATGTTTGCCTAGGCTTTGAAATGATCCTTCTTTCTAATGCCTAGCATCTTGTGAAGTAACCAAGCAAATGATGAGTCATAACCATTGTCTTTCTTAGTCAATATATGTTCCTTTTTTCCTGGATTCTGCTGCATTCATATCTTTCAACTTTTAGGATTAGTTATGTGATGAGTATATTAAGCTATTTAATTAGTTGGCAATTTAAACTATCTTTAATCACACTATTTCTACTAGCCTCTGTATTCTCTCTTTTCATCTTGCTATTTATGCATTCAGATGAAAGTGGTtgtttctattaaaaaaaacttgCTATTTGTGCAATTTAAGTTTTAGAATTACCCCCAGAATTTGTTGATGCAGGAACTTGTGAATGGATGCTAGTAGATGTTAATGAAGTTTATAGATTGTTATTGTAATTAACTATTTAAGTAGTCTGTCAACCTTGGCTTTGACGCTATGGTTTTTACTTTCCAGGTCAAATCAAGAATGATGGGAGATTCAACCTACAAAAATACCTTTGATTGTTTCGTTAAAACCTTAAAGAATGAGGTATGCCTATATCTTTGTGTGTCCATGGTGCTTGTTCTAGTTTCATACtatttagatttcaaaatgACTATACAGGGCATTTGAGATAATGAGTGGGTTATTATATTCTCAGGTTATTAagagttataatagtttgtgtaACCATCATAAGTTGACATAGTGGTAAAAAGGAGACATAATCTCGATAACTAACTAAAAGGTTGTGAGTTCAATCCATGGTAAATCAATTTCCTATAAGTTAACACCCAAATATTGTAGGGTCGGGTCGTTGTCCCGTAAGATTATCCAAGGTGCACGTAAGCTGACCCGAACACCCACAGatatagattattttagtttgggaAGGAAATAGTAAATAATGCAGTAGTAAATTGAGAGTTTTAAAATAGTGTTAACTGTAGCTAAACGAGGagttttaaatagtatttactGTACTTAGAGGAGGTTATTATAGTCTTGCACAATTATTGCCTGAATGGCCCTAAGTAACTTCCGGACTGTAAACAACACTAAGCTGAATCTTAAAATTCTGAGGAACCATGCCAGACTGCATATAATTAACTTTTGTTCCAGATAAAATTCAAATGGCTTTTGAAATCATATAGCACATAGGTGAAATAAATGACAAAGTAAGCCAACTATGAAGTCATGGCCAcaatattatctttttaaattttgctgGGAATTCTACAGGGGCCTTTTGCCTTCTATAAAGGATTTCTTCCAAATTTTGGTCGGCTTGGATCTTGGAATGTGGTCATGTTTCTGACTCTTGAGCAAGTAAGATTTTCAAATTATTAGTTGTTCTTATTACTgcttaccaaaaaaaaaacttctttggaatgcaaaaaaaaaaaaaaaaaaaaaaaaaaaaaaaaaaaaaaaaacaaaagaatctATAGCTTTCTGTAGAATTTATGAAGGAAATCGGCGAAGCATTAAACATATCCTAGACCAAGCATCATACATTTAAATGATTCCATTGACTGGAATTTCCATTTTTTAGATGATAAGAGTATGCTTGCCTTTTTAGCTTCCCAATATGCTAAAAGCCCTTATTTTTGGACAAAAGCAGCTGGAGTTTGGTAGGACATTGGGTTTCAAACTTTTGACAAATTCTTAAAAACATGTGCTAGTCCtacaacacacacacacatatatatatatatatttggattCTTGCACttttatattttagttttggttatgGTCTTTATAATTACTTCTAAAATGTTCATTTCGGTCCATATATTCTTGAAAAGTGATGTTTTTCATTTGTTAGTATGGTCA is drawn from Cucumis melo cultivar AY chromosome 11, USDA_Cmelo_AY_1.0, whole genome shotgun sequence and contains these coding sequences:
- the LOC103502044 gene encoding mitochondrial uncoupling protein 2 isoform X1: MVAISPDPQSQTDFSFFQTFLCSAFAACIAELCTIPLDVAKVRLQLQKRAAAADGAGQSKYRGLLGTITTIAREEGLPALWKGVIAGLHRQCIYGGLRIGLYDPVKLYLVGNNFVGDIPLHQKILAALFTGALAISVANPTDLVKVRLQAEGKLPAGVPRRYSGTLDAYFTIIRQEGLIALWTGIGPNIARNAIINAAELASYDQVKQMILKIPGFLDNVLTHLLAGLGAGFFAVCIGSPVDVVKSRMMGDSTYKNTFDCFVKTLKNEGPFAFYKGFLPNFGRLGSWNVVMFLTLEQARKLFGL
- the LOC103502044 gene encoding mitochondrial uncoupling protein 2 isoform X2, whose amino-acid sequence is MADPQSQTDFSFFQTFLCSAFAACIAELCTIPLDVAKVRLQLQKRAAAADGAGQSKYRGLLGTITTIAREEGLPALWKGVIAGLHRQCIYGGLRIGLYDPVKLYLVGNNFVGDIPLHQKILAALFTGALAISVANPTDLVKVRLQAEGKLPAGVPRRYSGTLDAYFTIIRQEGLIALWTGIGPNIARNAIINAAELASYDQVKQMILKIPGFLDNVLTHLLAGLGAGFFAVCIGSPVDVVKSRMMGDSTYKNTFDCFVKTLKNEGPFAFYKGFLPNFGRLGSWNVVMFLTLEQARKLFGL